The Streptococcus pantholopis genome has a segment encoding these proteins:
- a CDS encoding dihydrolipoamide acetyltransferase produces the protein MAVEIIMPKLGVDMQEGEIIEWKKQEGDAVSEGDILLEIMSDKTNMELEAEESGVLVKITRKAGEVVPVTEVIGYIGAEGETVETETDSVPAQKDQAAEDGLTTAVKEPVSPAPAAPELHSNENSVRATPAARKAAETLGLALELVPGTGANGRIHKEDVENFKSAQPKATPLAHRIALDKGVALDTIKGTGVNGKIVKDDILAVLSAEQKEEAAPAKAVEKKEAELPEGVEIIKMSAMRKAISKGMTHSYLTAPTFTLNYDIDMTNLMALRKQILEPIMNKTGFKVTFTDLIGMATVKTLMKPEHRYMNASLINDAQEIELHQFVNLGIAVGLDDGLIVPVVHGADKMSLSDFVVASKEVIKKAQSGKLKAAEMSGSTFSITNLGMFGTKSFNPIINQPNSAILGVSATVQTPVVLDGQVAIRPIMGLSLTIDHRLVDGMNGAKFMVDLKNLLENPMELLI, from the coding sequence ATGGCTGTCGAAATTATAATGCCTAAACTAGGCGTTGACATGCAAGAAGGCGAAATCATTGAATGGAAAAAGCAGGAAGGTGATGCCGTCAGTGAAGGGGATATTCTTCTTGAAATCATGTCAGATAAAACAAACATGGAACTGGAAGCTGAAGAATCGGGTGTGCTGGTAAAGATAACCCGCAAAGCAGGCGAAGTAGTTCCGGTTACAGAAGTCATCGGCTATATTGGAGCCGAAGGCGAAACGGTAGAGACTGAGACGGATTCTGTCCCTGCTCAAAAAGATCAGGCGGCAGAAGATGGCCTGACAACTGCAGTTAAAGAACCTGTCAGCCCAGCTCCGGCTGCTCCAGAGCTTCACAGCAATGAGAACAGTGTCCGTGCGACACCGGCTGCACGTAAAGCTGCCGAAACGCTCGGTCTGGCGCTTGAATTGGTTCCGGGAACCGGCGCTAACGGTCGTATTCATAAGGAAGATGTTGAAAACTTCAAATCTGCCCAGCCTAAAGCAACTCCACTTGCTCACAGAATCGCTTTAGATAAGGGCGTCGCACTTGACACTATTAAGGGAACCGGCGTTAATGGTAAAATTGTAAAAGACGATATTTTAGCTGTTCTGTCAGCTGAGCAGAAAGAAGAAGCAGCTCCGGCCAAAGCGGTTGAGAAAAAAGAAGCAGAGCTCCCAGAAGGGGTTGAAATTATCAAAATGTCTGCTATGCGCAAGGCGATTTCTAAAGGCATGACGCATTCTTACCTAACTGCTCCCACCTTTACGCTCAATTATGATATTGACATGACTAATCTCATGGCACTGCGCAAACAGATACTTGAGCCGATAATGAACAAAACAGGCTTTAAGGTCACATTCACCGATTTGATCGGTATGGCGACTGTTAAAACCTTGATGAAGCCTGAACACCGCTATATGAATGCTTCCTTAATCAACGACGCACAGGAAATCGAACTGCATCAATTTGTTAATCTTGGTATTGCTGTTGGTTTAGATGACGGGCTTATTGTTCCTGTTGTCCACGGAGCAGATAAAATGAGTTTGTCAGACTTTGTTGTGGCCTCAAAAGAGGTCATCAAAAAAGCTCAGTCTGGGAAACTCAAAGCGGCTGAAATGTCCGGATCGACCTTCTCGATTACCAATTTGGGAATGTTTGGGACAAAATCATTTAATCCGATTATCAATCAGCCTAATTCGGCTATTCTTGGTGTATCGGCAACGGTTCAGACTCCAGTTGTTCTCGACGGCCAGGTGGCTATTCGGCCGATTATGGGACTGAGCCTGACCATTGACCACCGCCTGGTCGATGGCATGAATGGTGCCAAATTTATGGTCGATCTCAAAAATTTATTAGAAAACCCAATGGAATTATTGATTTAA
- a CDS encoding alpha-ketoacid dehydrogenase subunit beta — MTETKLMALREAVNLAMSEEMRKDDSIYLMGEDVGVYGGDFGTSVGMLAEFGEKRVKDTPISEAAIAGAAIGSAITGLRPIVDVTFMDFITIALDAIVNNGAKNNYMFGGGLKTPVTFRVASGSGIGSAAQHSQSLEAWLTHIPGIKVVAPGNANDAKGLLKSSIQDNNIVIFMEPKALYGKKEEVSQDPDFYIPLGTGEIKREGTDLTIVSYGRMLERVLQAAEEVAAEGIKVEVVDPRTLIPLDKELIINSVKKTGKLMLVNDAYKTGGFIGEIAAMVTESEAFDYLDYPIVRLASEDVPVPYARVLEQGILPDVSKIKAAIYKMINKGN, encoded by the coding sequence ATGACAGAAACAAAACTAATGGCCTTGCGTGAGGCGGTCAATCTTGCAATGAGCGAAGAAATGCGGAAAGACGACAGCATTTATTTAATGGGAGAAGATGTCGGTGTTTACGGAGGTGACTTCGGAACATCTGTCGGAATGCTGGCTGAATTTGGTGAAAAACGCGTAAAAGATACACCAATTTCGGAAGCAGCTATTGCAGGTGCTGCTATCGGGTCAGCCATTACTGGACTGCGTCCGATTGTCGATGTGACTTTTATGGATTTTATTACAATAGCACTTGATGCCATTGTCAATAATGGCGCCAAGAATAACTATATGTTTGGCGGCGGTTTAAAAACACCGGTGACCTTCCGTGTTGCTTCCGGATCTGGCATTGGCTCTGCAGCTCAGCACTCTCAGTCTTTGGAAGCTTGGCTGACACATATTCCGGGCATAAAGGTGGTCGCTCCGGGGAATGCCAATGACGCTAAGGGCCTGTTAAAATCTTCCATTCAAGACAACAATATTGTTATTTTTATGGAGCCTAAGGCACTTTATGGCAAAAAAGAAGAAGTCAGTCAAGATCCGGATTTCTATATTCCTCTTGGAACAGGAGAGATTAAGCGTGAGGGGACTGATTTGACGATTGTCTCTTACGGACGTATGCTTGAGCGAGTGCTGCAAGCAGCTGAAGAAGTTGCTGCAGAAGGCATCAAAGTTGAAGTCGTTGATCCGCGTACGCTAATTCCGCTTGATAAAGAATTGATTATTAATTCTGTCAAGAAAACCGGCAAACTTATGCTTGTCAACGATGCTTATAAAACCGGCGGCTTTATCGGTGAAATTGCAGCGATGGTAACGGAAAGCGAGGCCTTTGACTACCTTGATTATCCAATTGTACGCTTGGCTTCAGAGGATGTGCCGGTACCATATGCACGTGTGCTTGAGCAAGGCATTCTGCCGGATGTTTCTAAAATTAAAGCTGCTATCTATAAGATGATAAACAAAGGGAACTAG